In a single window of the Aminomonas paucivorans DSM 12260 genome:
- the hutH gene encoding histidine ammonia-lyase: MTNRTVVLDGNSLSLEDFLAVTRENAPVRVAEEALERVVRSRAVVDRLLEEGRPMYGINTGFGRFADVAIPEDQIQQLQINLIRADAVGVGAPFPREVVRGILLLRANSILKGYSGSRPVVHETLVAMLNVGVHPVIPEKGSVGASGDLCPLAHLVLPMIGEGEAEFDGAVLPGGEAMARAGIPLLELKAKEGLALINGTPVMTSVAAHALHDALVLQRSADVLGALTAESLRGVSDAYDPRIHAARRQKGQIVSAANLRRLLEGSTYMTRQGELRMQDAYSLRCIPQIHGASRMALEYVRSVVEDELNAATDNPLVLADTGDVFSGGNFHGQPMAVAADTLGIAAAELGDISERRIAKLVDPALNHGLPAFLVRQGGINCGFMVPQYAAAAVVSENKVLAHPACVDSIPTSAGQEDHVSMGTIGARKARTIVEHVQAVLGIEWMCAAQALDLQEKRILGKGTRPAYDLIREHVSFMEDDRVFYQDQRTAARLLAEGVLLRRVEAAVGPLD, encoded by the coding sequence GTGACGAACAGAACGGTGGTGTTGGACGGCAACAGCCTGTCCCTGGAGGACTTCCTGGCGGTGACCCGGGAAAACGCCCCGGTGCGGGTGGCGGAGGAGGCCCTGGAGCGGGTGGTGCGCTCCCGGGCGGTGGTGGACCGCCTTCTGGAGGAAGGTCGTCCCATGTACGGCATCAACACGGGCTTCGGCCGGTTCGCCGACGTGGCCATCCCGGAGGACCAGATCCAGCAGCTTCAGATCAACCTCATCCGGGCGGACGCGGTGGGCGTCGGGGCCCCCTTTCCCCGGGAGGTGGTGCGGGGCATCCTGCTCCTGCGGGCCAACTCCATCCTCAAGGGGTACTCCGGTTCCCGGCCGGTGGTGCACGAGACCCTGGTGGCCATGCTGAACGTGGGGGTCCATCCGGTCATCCCCGAGAAGGGCTCCGTGGGAGCCAGCGGAGACCTCTGCCCCCTGGCCCACTTGGTGCTGCCCATGATCGGCGAGGGGGAGGCGGAGTTCGACGGGGCGGTGCTGCCCGGAGGGGAGGCCATGGCCCGGGCGGGGATCCCCCTGCTGGAGCTGAAGGCCAAGGAGGGGCTGGCCCTCATCAACGGGACCCCCGTGATGACCTCCGTGGCGGCCCACGCCCTCCACGACGCCCTGGTGCTCCAGCGGAGCGCCGACGTGCTGGGTGCCCTCACGGCGGAATCCCTCCGGGGGGTTTCGGACGCCTACGACCCCCGGATCCACGCCGCCCGGCGCCAGAAGGGGCAGATCGTCTCGGCGGCGAACCTCCGCCGCCTCCTGGAGGGAAGCACCTACATGACTCGACAGGGGGAGCTGCGGATGCAGGACGCCTACTCCCTCCGGTGCATCCCCCAGATCCACGGGGCCAGCCGCATGGCCCTGGAGTACGTGCGCTCCGTGGTGGAGGACGAACTCAACGCCGCCACGGACAACCCCCTGGTGCTGGCGGACACGGGGGACGTGTTCTCCGGGGGGAACTTCCACGGCCAGCCCATGGCGGTGGCGGCGGACACCCTGGGCATCGCGGCGGCGGAGCTGGGGGACATCTCGGAGCGCCGCATCGCCAAGCTGGTGGACCCGGCGCTGAACCACGGTCTGCCCGCCTTCCTGGTGCGCCAGGGGGGCATCAACTGCGGTTTTATGGTGCCCCAGTACGCCGCCGCCGCGGTGGTGTCGGAGAACAAGGTGCTGGCCCACCCCGCCTGCGTGGACTCCATCCCCACCTCCGCGGGACAGGAGGACCACGTGAGCATGGGCACCATCGGGGCCCGGAAGGCCCGGACCATCGTGGAACACGTCCAGGCGGTGCTGGGCATCGAGTGGATGTGCGCCGCCCAGGCCCTGGACCTGCAGGAGAAGCGGATCCTGGGGAAGGGCACCCGCCCCGCCTACGATCTCATCCGGGAACACGTTTCCTTCATGGAGGACGACCGGGTCTTCTACCAGGACCAGCGCACCGCCGCCCGCCTGCTGGCGGAAGGGGTTCTGCTGCGCCGGGTGGAGGCCGCGGTGGGTCCCCTGGACTAG
- a CDS encoding GntR family transcriptional regulator: protein MPAKGSKTRGSCFETALEHLRRRILTGSARGGDPLSELQVARDLGMSRTPVRAALRRLAEEGFVTLVPQRGFFVNACSVQDYKEVNDIRSVLEPLALETALPCLPGEFLEAQRRLWKGHEEALERGGRMDRDALVRDDEAFHALLVEHCRNERLKGFLRILRAQIAQIRLSSWMAAPVYVAAAVRQHLELLDRMEEGNLGEAQELLRRHILLKQAYLSSYLG from the coding sequence GTGCCCGCGAAAGGCAGCAAGACCAGGGGTTCCTGCTTCGAGACGGCCCTGGAGCACCTGCGTCGACGGATCCTGACGGGGTCCGCCCGGGGAGGGGACCCCCTCTCGGAGCTTCAGGTGGCCCGGGATCTGGGGATGAGCCGTACCCCCGTGCGGGCGGCGCTGCGCCGCCTCGCCGAGGAGGGGTTCGTCACCCTGGTCCCTCAGCGGGGGTTCTTCGTCAACGCCTGTTCCGTGCAGGACTACAAGGAGGTCAACGACATCCGAAGCGTCCTGGAGCCCCTGGCCCTGGAGACCGCGTTGCCCTGCCTTCCCGGGGAATTCCTGGAGGCCCAGCGGCGGCTCTGGAAGGGGCACGAGGAAGCCCTGGAGCGGGGAGGCCGGATGGACCGGGATGCCCTGGTGCGGGACGACGAGGCCTTCCACGCCCTGCTGGTGGAGCACTGCCGGAACGAGCGTCTCAAGGGCTTCCTGCGCATCCTTCGGGCGCAGATCGCCCAGATCCGCCTCTCCTCCTGGATGGCCGCCCCGGTGTACGTGGCGGCGGCGGTGCGGCAGCACCTGGAGCTGCTCGACCGGATGGAGGAGGGAAACCTGGGGGAGGCCCAGGAACTGCTGCGGCGGCACATCCTGCTGAAGCAGGCCTACCTGTCCAGCTACCTGGGGTGA
- a CDS encoding ATP-binding protein, which yields MEVRIRLLGSPGVEVDGARVVPSLRKAEGLLYYVVAEGRASRERLATLLWGDRDEESAHNNLRNALYLIRRALPEGVLLCDRRDVTLCRERVLRDLDDLPRLEDPAFGEWRGLCGEFLDGFEVPESEAYGEWLRGARDRIRGRLREGLRRRSGACYDSGDGQGVEGALEALLQLDPFDEDATLELLECHVARGNPGRAFDLFRSFRARLREELDLAPSPRAEEVFRRLLLRGEGRETPSPDRPLFFGRDEEIRTILETLGRERPRPLAVHVWGEAGVGKSALVRRILSRTASEEQLPLCGRAFEVSRDRPFSPWNDLLGHLGRSVDLDRLDLDPLRVSLLAGAFPALDRGRRRTATFEHAALFPEANPVMLGEILAEVLDRVAEVRTPVLFLEDLQWFDDLSLTLLGALLAHASRPWTLFLTRRSEAVSPSRRQLQRLAREGVVELREIPLAPFDPPQTLAFCRALLDEETIALRGEDFFYRQTQGIPLLVVELARALRENAGGEDPRGLAGILAGRYGELSEPQKELLDALSVFEEGATQEDLGALLGGDALERARVAESLLRKGLTEEGLEEGEGCPVLRFHHQRIREYVYEAMPAFKRQELHRRAAERLEGICGPQNWNPSLSARLFRHFARSGQGEKELALHLREMRLHIILNHELFPLLPDGVLLSCSTPFSDRPDTEQKLDQVRELLHRLNRAQPGSSRITALEASYLELRGGYLIAWGAYKEGRHFLDRSLRLARREGLGPVQLRCLQHLCYHGLQTDQPGLLIPHGREMLRLARELGRDASVGAALRFLGVARQLGGDFDGAVRIFQRSIEVFRGLEEVGNPHTLGELAAENYIGEVLHWSGRLPEALERFETCVDRCEEKGLFWGCSLFHSNAASVALDLGDPEGAARHVERATELFERCQGGRSGSMLYSLKALMEGKAGRYAEALTALERGELLCAPIRKKSWSSVHLLAKALLGERMERDPRAREAWGGVLTRPARDYAREAASLFDALGARLRAASLRERFGLDRD from the coding sequence ATGGAGGTCCGGATCCGCCTGCTGGGGTCCCCGGGGGTGGAGGTGGACGGGGCGAGGGTGGTCCCGTCGCTGCGGAAGGCGGAGGGGCTGCTGTACTACGTGGTGGCGGAGGGACGGGCCAGCCGGGAGCGGCTGGCCACCCTGCTGTGGGGGGATCGGGACGAGGAGTCGGCCCACAACAACCTCCGCAACGCCCTCTACCTGATCCGCCGTGCCCTGCCCGAGGGGGTGCTCCTCTGCGACCGCCGGGACGTGACCCTGTGCCGGGAGCGGGTCTTGCGGGACCTGGACGACCTGCCCCGGCTGGAGGACCCGGCCTTCGGGGAGTGGCGAGGTCTCTGCGGGGAGTTTCTGGATGGCTTCGAGGTGCCCGAGAGCGAGGCCTACGGGGAATGGCTCCGGGGAGCCCGGGACCGGATCCGGGGACGGCTCCGGGAAGGGCTGCGCCGCCGCTCCGGGGCCTGCTACGACTCCGGGGACGGCCAGGGGGTGGAGGGAGCGTTGGAAGCCCTCCTGCAGCTGGATCCCTTCGACGAGGACGCCACCCTGGAACTCCTGGAGTGCCACGTCGCCCGAGGCAATCCCGGGCGGGCCTTCGACCTGTTCCGCTCCTTCCGCGCGAGGCTTCGGGAGGAACTGGACCTGGCCCCCAGCCCCCGGGCGGAGGAGGTGTTCCGGCGGCTTCTCCTCCGGGGGGAAGGAAGGGAGACGCCCTCCCCGGACCGCCCCCTCTTCTTCGGCCGGGACGAGGAGATCCGCACGATCCTGGAGACCCTGGGAAGGGAACGTCCACGCCCCCTGGCGGTGCACGTGTGGGGGGAGGCGGGGGTGGGCAAGAGCGCCCTGGTGCGTCGGATCCTCTCCCGAACCGCTTCGGAGGAGCAGCTGCCCCTCTGCGGGCGGGCCTTCGAGGTGAGCCGGGATCGTCCCTTCTCCCCCTGGAACGACCTGTTGGGCCACCTGGGCCGCTCCGTGGATCTGGACCGGCTGGACCTGGATCCCCTTCGGGTCTCCCTGCTGGCGGGGGCCTTTCCCGCCCTGGATCGGGGGCGTCGCCGCACCGCCACCTTCGAGCACGCCGCCCTCTTCCCGGAGGCCAACCCGGTGATGCTGGGGGAGATCCTGGCGGAGGTGCTGGATCGGGTGGCGGAGGTGCGGACCCCGGTGCTCTTCCTGGAGGACCTCCAGTGGTTCGACGACCTCTCCCTGACCCTTCTGGGGGCCCTTCTGGCCCACGCCTCCCGCCCCTGGACCCTCTTCCTCACCCGGCGCTCCGAGGCGGTCTCCCCTTCCCGAAGACAGCTCCAGCGCCTGGCCCGGGAGGGGGTGGTGGAGCTGCGGGAGATTCCCCTGGCCCCCTTCGACCCGCCCCAGACCCTGGCGTTCTGTCGGGCCCTCCTGGACGAGGAGACCATCGCCCTCCGGGGGGAGGACTTCTTCTACCGGCAGACCCAGGGGATCCCCCTGCTGGTGGTGGAGCTGGCCCGGGCCCTCCGGGAGAACGCCGGGGGGGAGGACCCCCGGGGGCTGGCGGGGATCCTGGCGGGGCGCTACGGGGAGCTTTCGGAGCCCCAGAAGGAGCTGCTGGACGCCCTGTCGGTGTTCGAGGAGGGGGCGACCCAGGAGGATCTGGGGGCCTTGCTGGGGGGCGACGCCCTGGAGCGGGCCCGGGTCGCCGAGTCCCTGCTGCGCAAGGGGCTCACGGAGGAGGGACTGGAGGAGGGGGAGGGGTGCCCGGTGCTCCGGTTCCACCACCAGCGGATCCGGGAGTACGTCTACGAGGCCATGCCCGCCTTCAAGCGCCAGGAACTGCACCGGAGGGCGGCGGAGCGTCTGGAGGGGATCTGCGGCCCCCAGAACTGGAATCCCTCCCTGAGCGCCCGTCTCTTCCGCCACTTCGCCCGATCCGGTCAGGGGGAGAAGGAACTGGCCCTGCACCTCCGGGAGATGCGGCTGCACATCATCCTGAACCACGAACTCTTCCCCCTGCTGCCCGACGGGGTCCTCCTCTCCTGTTCCACCCCCTTCAGCGACCGGCCGGACACGGAACAGAAGCTGGACCAGGTGAGGGAGCTCCTGCACCGCCTCAATCGGGCCCAGCCCGGCAGCTCCCGGATCACGGCCCTGGAGGCGTCGTACCTGGAGCTTCGGGGGGGGTATCTCATCGCCTGGGGGGCCTACAAGGAGGGACGACACTTCCTGGACCGGTCCCTTCGGCTGGCCCGGCGGGAGGGGCTGGGGCCGGTGCAGCTTCGCTGTCTCCAGCACCTGTGCTACCACGGTCTGCAGACGGACCAGCCGGGTCTTTTGATCCCCCACGGGAGGGAGATGCTGCGCCTGGCCCGGGAGCTGGGGCGGGACGCCTCCGTGGGGGCCGCCCTTCGTTTCCTCGGGGTGGCCCGGCAGCTGGGGGGGGATTTCGATGGGGCGGTCCGGATCTTCCAGCGGTCCATCGAGGTCTTCCGGGGGCTGGAGGAGGTGGGGAACCCCCACACCCTGGGGGAGCTGGCGGCGGAGAACTACATCGGGGAGGTGCTCCACTGGAGCGGAAGGCTCCCGGAGGCCCTGGAGCGGTTCGAGACCTGCGTGGACCGGTGCGAGGAGAAGGGGCTCTTCTGGGGGTGCTCCCTCTTCCACTCCAATGCCGCCAGCGTGGCCCTGGATCTGGGGGATCCGGAAGGGGCGGCGCGGCACGTGGAGCGGGCCACGGAGCTTTTCGAACGGTGCCAGGGAGGGCGGAGCGGCTCCATGCTCTACAGCCTCAAGGCCCTGATGGAGGGCAAGGCGGGACGCTACGCCGAGGCGCTGACGGCCCTGGAGCGGGGAGAGCTGCTCTGCGCCCCCATCCGCAAGAAGTCCTGGTCCTCGGTGCACCTCCTGGCCAAGGCCCTCCTGGGGGAGCGCATGGAGCGGGACCCCCGGGCCCGGGAGGCCTGGGGAGGGGTGCTGACCCGGCCCGCCCGGGACTATGCCCGGGAGGCTGCCTCCCTGTTTGACGCCCTGGGGGCCCGGCTTCGCGCTGCGTCTCTGCGGGAACGCTTCGGTCTGGATCGGGACTAG
- a CDS encoding flavodoxin codes for MNRVAVVYWSGTGNTESMAKAVAEGAQKAGVPEVALLTVGEAVPGIVGTVDAVALGCPAMGAEVLEESEMEPFVAALTADSLQGKPVLLFGSYDWGDGTWMREWGERMKGLGAKVLAELPVKLDPKEEDLARCREAGALLAGN; via the coding sequence ATGAACCGGGTGGCCGTGGTGTACTGGAGCGGGACGGGAAACACGGAGTCGATGGCGAAGGCCGTGGCGGAGGGGGCGCAGAAGGCCGGGGTTCCCGAAGTGGCCCTTCTGACGGTAGGGGAGGCCGTGCCGGGGATCGTGGGGACGGTGGACGCCGTGGCCTTGGGGTGCCCCGCCATGGGGGCGGAGGTCCTGGAGGAGTCGGAGATGGAGCCCTTCGTGGCGGCCCTGACCGCCGATTCCCTCCAGGGGAAGCCGGTCCTCCTCTTCGGTTCCTACGATTGGGGCGACGGGACCTGGATGCGGGAGTGGGGAGAGCGCATGAAGGGGCTGGGAGCGAAGGTCCTGGCGGAGCTTCCGGTGAAGCTGGACCCGAAGGAAGAGGACCTGGCCCGTTGCCGCGAGGCGGGAGCCCTTCTGGCGGGGAACTGA
- a CDS encoding GntR family transcriptional regulator produces the protein MPQTQDVKIADHIEEALRGREPGSRLPSERDLAARFGVQRLTVRAALKRLEREGRIVSIGGSGHYVAERKIERNLASFQSLTEAIGESGRELSSRLVAWDRVEADKRLGQRLGVPLGEALHRIRRLRFADRIPLTLETSWIPLRLAPELEGADLETGSLYAALEARGVLLVSARQEILMAFASEDEADLLEVEEGEALLLLRGVAFDGEGQSVEFSTSLTRGDRCVFRSVLTKDRRD, from the coding sequence GTGCCGCAGACACAGGACGTGAAGATCGCCGACCACATCGAAGAGGCCCTTCGGGGTCGGGAACCGGGTTCCCGGCTTCCCTCGGAGCGGGACCTGGCAGCCCGGTTCGGGGTGCAGCGCCTGACGGTGCGGGCCGCCCTGAAACGCCTGGAGCGGGAGGGGCGCATCGTCAGCATCGGAGGAAGCGGCCACTACGTGGCGGAACGGAAGATCGAGCGGAACCTGGCCTCCTTCCAGTCCCTCACCGAGGCCATCGGGGAGAGCGGCCGGGAGCTTTCCAGCCGCCTGGTGGCCTGGGATCGGGTGGAGGCGGACAAACGGTTGGGCCAGAGGCTGGGAGTCCCCCTGGGGGAAGCGCTTCACCGGATCCGGCGACTTCGGTTCGCGGACCGGATCCCCCTGACCCTCGAGACCTCCTGGATTCCCCTGCGCCTGGCCCCGGAGCTGGAGGGGGCGGACCTGGAGACGGGCTCCCTCTACGCGGCCCTGGAGGCCCGGGGCGTCCTGCTCGTCTCCGCCCGCCAGGAGATCCTCATGGCCTTCGCCTCGGAGGACGAGGCGGACCTGCTGGAGGTGGAGGAGGGGGAGGCGCTCCTGCTGCTGCGCGGGGTGGCCTTCGACGGGGAGGGGCAGTCGGTGGAGTTTTCCACCTCCCTGACCCGGGGGGATCGGTGCGTGTTCCGCAGCGTGCTGACCAAGGACCGGAGGGACTGA
- a CDS encoding GntR family transcriptional regulator: MEPVTPLHVQLRELLREKIEEGCYGQGTMIPSERDLAAAYRINRMTAKKAVEGLVREGLLRRIQGKGTFVVRTVPHGNLQTLQGLSEALKVSGKTPFTRLVLAEVMEGGGKAGRLLELGPEERIYRILRLRYADQEPVALEDTYVPLGLTEGLEDLDFEVLSLYGVLEERGIRLATSDQSLTLARIHPREAKLLGVPPETAVFLFEFLSRDDRGRAIEYTKSYTRGDLRVYDVLLK; encoded by the coding sequence GTGGAGCCCGTGACGCCGCTGCACGTGCAGCTTCGGGAACTCCTGCGGGAGAAGATCGAGGAGGGATGCTACGGCCAGGGAACCATGATCCCCTCGGAGCGGGACCTGGCCGCGGCCTACCGCATCAACCGCATGACCGCCAAGAAGGCGGTGGAGGGCCTGGTCCGGGAGGGGCTGCTGCGCCGGATCCAGGGCAAGGGGACCTTCGTGGTGCGCACGGTGCCCCACGGGAACCTCCAGACCCTCCAGGGCCTCTCGGAGGCCCTGAAGGTCTCCGGCAAGACCCCCTTCACCCGGTTGGTGCTGGCGGAGGTGATGGAAGGGGGCGGCAAGGCGGGGCGTCTCCTGGAGCTGGGCCCGGAGGAGCGCATCTACCGGATCCTGCGGCTGCGCTACGCGGATCAGGAGCCCGTGGCCCTGGAGGACACCTACGTGCCCCTGGGGCTGACGGAGGGGCTGGAGGACCTGGACTTCGAGGTCCTCTCCCTCTACGGGGTCCTGGAGGAGCGGGGCATCCGGCTGGCCACCAGCGACCAGAGCCTCACCCTGGCGCGGATCCACCCCCGGGAGGCGAAGCTGCTGGGGGTGCCGCCGGAGACGGCGGTGTTCCTCTTCGAGTTCCTGAGCCGGGACGACCGGGGCCGGGCCATCGAATACACCAAGTCCTACACCCGGGGGGACCTGCGGGTCTACGACGTCCTCCTGAAGTAG
- the frlD gene encoding fructoselysine 6-kinase yields the protein MRIATVGDNCMDVYVNLGNRAFPGGNPVNVAVYLARLGEHPSYLGVVGDDEHGARLREAVAAKGVDVSRVRTLPGKTAVSTIKLVEGQRVFGDYEEGVMADFRLDEEDRAFLRGFDLVHTGIWGMVERDLPELHRRGPLISFDFADKYDHEILGIALPHVDYAFFAAEEDTPFVRDLICRAQARGPRVAVATLGANGSLAWDGKEFTPFGIVPVEVVDNMGAGDSYIAGFMRGVLLGEPLARCMALGAENASVTLTTLGAW from the coding sequence TTGCGGATCGCCACGGTGGGGGACAACTGCATGGACGTCTACGTGAACCTGGGCAACCGGGCCTTTCCCGGGGGCAATCCGGTGAACGTGGCGGTCTATCTGGCCCGTCTGGGGGAGCATCCCTCCTACCTGGGGGTGGTGGGGGACGACGAACACGGAGCCCGGCTTCGGGAGGCCGTGGCCGCCAAGGGAGTGGACGTGTCCCGGGTGCGTACCCTCCCCGGCAAGACCGCCGTGTCCACCATCAAGCTGGTGGAGGGGCAGCGGGTCTTCGGGGACTACGAGGAAGGGGTCATGGCGGACTTTCGCCTCGACGAGGAGGACCGGGCGTTCCTCCGGGGCTTCGACCTGGTACACACGGGGATCTGGGGGATGGTGGAGCGGGACCTGCCGGAACTCCACCGTCGGGGCCCCCTGATCTCCTTCGACTTCGCGGACAAGTACGACCACGAGATCCTGGGGATCGCCCTGCCCCACGTGGACTACGCCTTCTTCGCCGCCGAGGAGGACACCCCCTTCGTGCGGGATCTGATCTGCCGGGCCCAGGCCCGGGGGCCTCGGGTGGCGGTGGCCACCCTGGGGGCCAACGGGAGCCTGGCCTGGGACGGGAAGGAGTTCACCCCCTTCGGCATCGTTCCCGTGGAGGTGGTGGACAACATGGGAGCCGGGGACAGCTACATCGCCGGGTTCATGCGCGGGGTCCTGCTGGGGGAGCCCCTGGCCCGCTGCATGGCCCTGGGGGCGGAGAACGCCTCCGTCACCCTGACCACCCTGGGGGCCTGGTAG